One window from the genome of Deinococcus sp. NW-56 encodes:
- a CDS encoding DUF1990 family protein — protein sequence MSKVARSRLTRLLALPALVAAAYALKGPPDPLRPSGPEDGGGPLTRRRYWVELEGAARDPEDIARHWREHLPDHAPKWLAYFRGLDGPIPPVEVGTRLQIQMMLVRRGRVVVEHIDPLGFRVRTLRLHPDAGTSDFRVYPQEEPGHVILQIESLLRTNSHFDRLAYIFGAHAGQRRNWELTLLSVAAYAGGQIVNRGHESLEMTHLAHSYTVPTPEDLPDAPVGLDKGTADHA from the coding sequence ATGTCCAAAGTTGCCCGGTCCCGATTGACCCGCCTGCTCGCCCTGCCTGCCCTCGTCGCTGCCGCCTACGCCCTCAAGGGACCGCCCGACCCCCTGCGCCCCTCGGGGCCGGAGGACGGCGGGGGACCGCTGACCCGCCGCCGCTACTGGGTGGAACTGGAGGGCGCGGCCCGTGACCCGGAGGACATCGCCCGGCACTGGCGTGAGCACCTGCCCGACCACGCCCCCAAGTGGCTGGCGTATTTCCGGGGGCTGGACGGCCCCATTCCGCCCGTCGAGGTGGGGACCCGCCTCCAGATTCAGATGATGCTGGTGCGCCGGGGCCGGGTGGTCGTGGAACATATCGACCCCCTGGGCTTCCGCGTCCGCACCCTGCGGCTGCACCCCGACGCGGGCACCTCCGACTTCCGGGTCTACCCGCAGGAGGAGCCGGGGCACGTCATCCTCCAGATCGAGTCGCTGCTGCGGACCAACTCGCACTTCGACCGCCTCGCCTACATCTTCGGCGCCCACGCGGGGCAGCGGCGCAACTGGGAACTCACGCTGCTGAGCGTGGCGGCCTACGCGGGCGGGCAGATCGTGAACCGGGGCCACGAGTCGCTGGAGATGACCCACCTCGCGCACTCGTACACGGTGCCGACGCCCGAGGACCTCCCCGACGCGCCCGTGGGGCTGGACAAGGGCACCGCCGACCACGCCTGA
- a CDS encoding GNAT family N-acetyltransferase — protein sequence MKPDLLPRLAHAEAAAHARYGESGAVAHFGPLVAVHAGPDLPVNAAWHGGTEGLTEAELDGFEAFCAQHGQPATLHVLSHDAPALLPTLRARGYALDYVLHAHTHDLTALPPPPALTVREEPGADFWADLSARGFGPGTGAIMRLVAHAAGTRRLVAEVNGQPAGTAALGVTQGVAAFYGTSTRPEFRGRGVQTALLAARLHLAAEAGADFSSVFVTPGSGSERNVRRAGFQVAGGRLTFTRAG from the coding sequence ATGAAGCCCGATCTCCTACCCCGTCTGGCCCATGCGGAGGCTGCCGCGCATGCCCGCTACGGCGAGTCCGGCGCTGTTGCCCATTTCGGTCCGCTGGTGGCCGTCCACGCCGGGCCGGACCTCCCGGTGAACGCGGCCTGGCACGGCGGCACAGAAGGACTGACGGAGGCTGAGCTGGACGGCTTCGAGGCCTTCTGTGCCCAGCATGGGCAACCCGCCACCCTGCATGTCCTCTCACACGACGCGCCCGCACTCCTGCCGACGTTGCGTGCGCGTGGCTACGCCTTGGACTACGTGCTGCACGCCCACACCCACGACCTGACCGCCCTGCCACCCCCTCCCGCCCTGACCGTCCGCGAGGAACCCGGCGCCGATTTCTGGGCTGACCTCTCCGCACGCGGCTTCGGGCCGGGCACAGGGGCGATCATGCGTCTCGTGGCCCATGCCGCTGGAACCCGGCGGCTGGTGGCCGAGGTGAACGGGCAACCCGCCGGAACCGCCGCCCTGGGCGTGACGCAGGGGGTGGCCGCGTTCTACGGCACCTCCACCCGGCCCGAGTTTCGGGGGCGGGGCGTGCAGACCGCCCTTCTCGCCGCCCGCCTGCACCTCGCTGCCGAAGCTGGAGCGGACTTCTCCAGCGTGTTCGTGACGCCGGGGTCGGGGAGCGAACGCAACGTGCGGCGGGCAGGGTTCCAGGTGGCGGGCGGGCGGCTGACGTTCACGCGGGCGGGGTAA
- a CDS encoding P1 family peptidase — translation MTAPNTTLTAIPGFRVGHWTDPVGQTGCTVLLCPDAGAVASASFLGPSPGTREGVLLSPEKKVERVHGLLLTGGSAFGLAAASGVVRVLEERGVGHETPWARVPLVPAAVVYDLGVGDPGARPGEREGELAARAASADPVERGRVGAGTGTTAGKYLGVGAVPGGLGSAYLERHGVAVGALAVVNPIGDVLDERGGVLAGPGVGPGATAFAPGDVESTTLVAVATEHLLTKPEARRLADAAQTALGRVIHPSHTPWDGDSAFVLSAGTRPPADPLLLVALVQEAVCAAVRDAVRVANGLTPPA, via the coding sequence GTGACTGCCCCCAACACGACCCTCACCGCCATTCCCGGCTTCCGCGTGGGCCACTGGACCGACCCGGTCGGGCAGACCGGCTGCACGGTGCTCCTCTGCCCGGACGCGGGCGCGGTCGCCTCGGCGTCCTTTCTCGGCCCCAGCCCCGGCACGCGGGAGGGGGTGCTGCTCTCGCCGGAGAAGAAGGTGGAGCGCGTCCACGGCCTGCTGTTGACGGGCGGCAGCGCCTTTGGCCTCGCGGCGGCCTCCGGGGTGGTGCGGGTGCTGGAGGAGCGCGGGGTGGGCCACGAGACGCCCTGGGCGCGGGTGCCCCTCGTCCCGGCGGCGGTGGTGTACGACCTCGGGGTGGGGGACCCTGGGGCGCGGCCCGGCGAGCGCGAGGGCGAACTCGCGGCGCGGGCGGCGTCGGCGGATCCGGTCGAGCGTGGGCGCGTCGGGGCGGGCACCGGCACGACGGCGGGCAAGTACCTCGGGGTGGGGGCGGTGCCGGGCGGCCTGGGCAGCGCCTACCTGGAGCGGCACGGGGTCGCGGTGGGGGCGCTGGCGGTCGTGAACCCCATCGGGGACGTGCTGGACGAGCGGGGCGGGGTGCTGGCCGGGCCGGGGGTGGGACCGGGCGCCACCGCCTTTGCCCCCGGCGACGTGGAGAGCACCACCCTGGTCGCGGTCGCCACCGAGCACCTGCTCACCAAGCCCGAAGCCCGCCGCCTCGCGGACGCCGCGCAGACGGCGCTGGGGCGGGTGATTCACCCCAGCCACACCCCCTGGGACGGGGACAGCGCCTTCGTGCTGAGCGCGGGCACGCGGCCCCCGGCCGACCCCCTCTTGCTCGTCGCGCTGGTGCAGGAGGCGGTGTGCGCGGCGGTGCGCGACGCGGTGCGGGTGGCAAACGGCCTTACCCCGCCCGCGTGA
- a CDS encoding dienelactone hydrolase family protein — translation MAEELTFHSGGRALSAALARPAAPRGDAPGVLVLHEVYGLNDDIRRVADRFARAGYVALAVDLFSAGNRAVCMTRLLGGLFLNPLEHQGVRDLRRALTVLGELPGVDASRLGAIGFCMGGSLAVALACTDTRLKAIAPYYGFNPRPLEAVRRSCPVVGSYPERDPTTRQGEALRAELDAAGIPNDIKVYPGTRHSFANRGPAFDAVASEDAWNRVMTFFDEHMVGST, via the coding sequence ATGGCTGAAGAACTGACCTTCCACTCGGGGGGCCGCGCCCTCTCTGCCGCCCTCGCCCGGCCCGCCGCGCCGCGTGGGGACGCGCCAGGGGTCCTCGTGCTGCACGAGGTCTACGGTTTGAATGACGACATCCGGCGCGTGGCGGACCGTTTCGCGCGGGCGGGGTACGTGGCGCTGGCGGTGGACCTCTTCTCGGCGGGGAACCGGGCCGTGTGCATGACGCGCCTGCTGGGAGGCCTCTTCCTGAACCCGCTGGAGCATCAGGGGGTGCGCGACCTCCGGCGGGCGCTGACGGTGCTGGGCGAGCTGCCGGGCGTGGACGCCTCGCGGCTGGGGGCCATCGGCTTTTGCATGGGGGGCAGCCTCGCCGTAGCGCTCGCCTGCACCGACACCCGCCTGAAGGCCATCGCCCCGTACTACGGCTTCAACCCCCGTCCGCTGGAGGCGGTGCGCCGGAGTTGCCCGGTCGTGGGCAGCTACCCGGAGCGGGACCCCACGACCCGGCAGGGGGAGGCGCTGCGGGCCGAACTGGACGCGGCGGGCATCCCGAACGACATCAAGGTCTATCCCGGCACCCGCCACTCCTTCGCCAACCGTGGCCCGGCCTTCGACGCGGTGGCGAGCGAGGACGCCTGGAACCGGGTAATGACCTTTTTCGACGAGCACATGGTCGGGTCCACCTGA